In Candidatus Coatesbacteria bacterium, one DNA window encodes the following:
- the purE gene encoding 5-(carboxyamino)imidazole ribonucleotide mutase, with product MGSASDKPVMERAFAVLDEFAVPYTARILSAHRTPHETADFVERSAKNGVRVFICGAGMAAHLAGVVAAHTVRPVLAVPLESGNLGGLDALLSSVQMPGGIPVGVFAVGKAGAKNAALSAVQILAVGDEKLTAALEDHRAAQRAKVERTDAELRAELGLGDE from the coding sequence ATGGGCTCGGCCTCGGACAAGCCGGTGATGGAGCGCGCCTTCGCCGTGCTCGATGAATTCGCCGTCCCCTACACCGCCCGCATCCTCTCCGCCCACCGCACCCCGCACGAGACCGCCGACTTCGTCGAGCGCTCCGCGAAGAACGGGGTGCGGGTTTTCATCTGCGGCGCCGGAATGGCCGCCCACCTGGCCGGCGTCGTCGCCGCCCACACCGTGCGTCCCGTCCTGGCCGTGCCGCTGGAATCGGGCAATCTGGGCGGCCTGGACGCCCTGTTGTCCAGCGTGCAGATGCCCGGCGGCATCCCCGTCGGCGTCTTCGCCGTGGGCAAGGCGGGGGCCAAGAACGCCGCCCTGTCGGCGGTGCAGATCCTGGCCGTGGGCGATGAAAAGCTGACCGCGGCCCTGGAGGACCACCGCGCCGCCCAGCGCGCCAAGGTCGAACGGACCGACGCCGAGCTGCGCGCCGAGCTGGGCCTGGGCGATGAGTGA